One Nicotiana tomentosiformis chromosome 1, ASM39032v3, whole genome shotgun sequence genomic window, GCAGATTTGTTAGAAAACAGACCATCATCAGAAATATTCCAAATAGGGAAGTCATCCTCCATATAATTACCTATATCAATATTTATAATGTAATCAGTAATATGTGAAGGTAGAACCTGATTTAAGCTGTTGATGTCCCATTGCCCATTGTGAAAGAAGCTATTTACTTGAGTTTTTGCAGACTCAGCTTTACTCCCGTACCTTGACACGGGTGTGCTAGAGGATATTTTCCAGTCCAGTTACCCCACCAGAAGCTCGAGGAACCATTTTGAATTTTTCAATTAATGTGTATTTCAGCTTTACTCCTGGTCTTTAATAGGTTCTTCCAGCTATGAGAATCCGAGGAGTTAAGGACTTTACTCATGGGATGAGATCTCTTACAATATTTGGCTTTGAGGAAGGTGGCCCATAAAGATTGTTGCGTTCTACACCTCCACCATCTTTTGATACTAAATGTTTCAATCACATCTTGCATCTTCCTTATACCAATGCCACCTTCATCTTTGGGAAAGCACATGTTGTGCCAAGAACTCCAGTGGTATTTGTTTGTACCATTTGTAGATCTCCTGAAAAAAATAGCAAAATGCTTTTTCGTAAGGTTATCAGTATCTTTGGGGGGTTTTATAGCCGACAGAATATATGTGGGAAGAGATTGTAGAACATGCTTGATAAGAGTGATTTTTTCCCTAGATATAGAATCCTGCCTTGCCGTCCATTGAGCCATTCGATAATCATAGCTAACATGCCATCAAATAAACAAGTGTTTCTTCCTCCCATGGTAGATAGGACATCCCAGGTAAGTGAAAGGAAAAATTTTATCCATGAAACCAGAAGCTTGTCTAATTCTATTGATCCTGGAGGCAGAGGTGATAGGAGAAGTAATGAAGTAACTCTTGTCGTTGTTGATTTTTTTCCCATAAGCCTTTTCATACCTCTTGATATGCTTCTTAATAAGATTGATAGACTGCTTGTTTCCTCCACAGAAAATGACAATATCATCTCTATAGGTTAAGTAGTTGATATTGGGTCCTCTGTTATCCATGCTAAATGGAGTGAAGTTGTCATATTCAAATAGCTTATTCATAGATCTGGACAAGACTTCAGCACCAATGATGAACAAGGAAGGGGACAAAGGGTCCCTCTGCTTAATACCATGGGAAGAAGTAAAGAAACCTTTCCTAGTACCATTGATAATAATAGAATACCAGACTTCATTAACCAAGCCTCAGATGATGTCAATCCATTCCTCTGAGAATCCAAATTTCCTCATAACAGACATAAGAAAATTCCATGACATTTTGTCGTAGGCTTTCTCCATATCTAGTTTGATAATGATATTACCACCACAATGCCTATGATTGATATTCTGAGTGATCTCTTGCGCAAGAAAAATGTTTACAGTAATACATCTTCCTTTGACAAAATCTCTTTGATTCTCTGAGATGAGCTTGTGAAGCATAGGGTTAAGTCTTCTTGATAGAATTTTGGAAATGATCTTGCCAGTGAAGTTGCTTAGACTGATAGGTCTAAGCTCAGAGAAATTGGTAGGAGACTCCACTTTACAAATCAAGACAAGGCAGGTATGTGAGAAGAATTTGGTAAGTCTCTTTCCATTGAACACCTCTTGAACAAAATCAGTGATATCATTTTTGATAATATCCCAGCACTTATGGAAAAATGTACCATTGAAACCATCAGGACCTGTTGCACTTGTAGTTCCCATATCAAAGATTGCATCTCTGATTTTTTCAGTATTAGGAATAACAGTGAGAGATCTATTGTCCTCATTGGTGATTCTATGGGAATGCAATCAAGAATGTCACTATCTCTGAATTGGTGATAAATGTTGAATCTCTTTTGGAAGTGGTGAATGGCAGCTTTTGTAATGTTGTCATCACCTTCCACCCATCTGTCTCTATGATCTTTGATCCTGTGAAGTtggagttttcttcttctttctctgattAAGTTGTGAAAGTACTTGGTATTGGAATCACCTTCTTCAAACCACTTGGAGTTAGCTTTCTGTTTCAGAATAACATCTTGTATAGAGATCCATCTAATGTATTTTGCTTGCCCTTTGTTCAGTTGTTCTCTAGAGAAATCAGTGTTGTTGTTCAAATCTAACTCCTCTAGTTCTTGCATTATGGCTTCCCAAAGTTGAACACGTTCAAACACATTTCCAACTTCTTCTTTAGACCATTGAGTGAGTCTTTTGTTGAGCATCTTTAGTTTCTGTTGTAGTTTTCACAAGACATTTCCACATATGTTAGTAGCCCACACTTCTTCAACCAGATTCATAAAGGTAGGCTGCTCAGTCCAGAAGTCGAGAAATCTAAAATACTTTATGCCATTATTGTTTCTGTTATGACAACTAAGCAACAAGGGTCTATCGTCGGACCCAGTTCTTGGTAGATGCTTGACAGTGTTATTTTGAAGGAGTTGACACCATAGATCAGTTGCAAAAGTTCTATCATGTCTCTTCCAAATCCTTCTTATAGGATCCCAGTTGTTACACCAAGTGAATTTAGGTCCAACATAACCCAAATCCTTAACCTCACAATTGTCCATGCAAGAGCTGAAATCCAAGCTTTTGTACATTCTGTGAGGTCGACCCCCATGTTTCTCATCCGGATCAAGTATAACATTGAAGTCTCCTCCAATGCACCATGGCCCATCAATCACCATATGAGTACCTTCTAAACTACTCCAAAGGTCTTTTCTTTCATTTGCATTGCATTTAGCATAGACAACTGTAATGAACATATTAGAGTTTTTCACCCCATTCTGCATTTTGATAGGGATTTGTTGATCATCGAGACTAATCACACTGGTTTGATTGTTTCCTGACCACATGAGCCAGATTTTCCCATTGATGTTGGAGATACAGTGTCGAAACCTGAGATATTTTATGTATTTATCAATCTTATTCATGCTAACAAAAGGTTCCATAATTGCTATGAACTCCACTTTGTTGATGTTGACATGTTTTTTAAGCCTAGGCATGGCTTTCTTGGTATTCACTCCTCTAATATTTCAGAAAATTGCATTAATCATGGAAACAGTTAAGGGGAAATTAGTTTGAGCTACCTCCTTGAGGAGATGTATTGGcattgttttttttcttcttttctttctttttattttgatttcTTCTCTTGATCACATGTGATAAATCATCTCCATCCTCTTTGTCATGTCCAGTTTGTAATTGATCTTTAGGAATCACAATAGTGACTCTGTTGGGAGAAGTTACTTCAATCTGTTGTTGTGTTTCTCTCCTAATTGGAGTTGCTTCCGTGTGATCTTCATGTTCTTCAGGAATCAAGTTGACTGTCAGGTTAATTCATGGTAGATTCTTAATGTCTGAAGGGACACTAGTAGATTCATTGTTATACATCTGCCAGTTAGGGACTTTGTCTTTTTTGGTGGCCTCAATATTGCTTGATTCTTGCACTGCTTCTTCAGTCTCATTTTGGCTTACATTTTTGGTCATATTGGTGCTTCCCTCATCTCTATTTTGTACCTTACCATCACTTCTGCTAACATCTAGATGATTATTCATGTGAGAGTTATTTTCTTGTTGCTCATTCATAGTTGCTTCTATAGCTCCCTTATTTTTGGAATTAGCTGAGATCTTAACATGTTTAAAGGTCACTTTGGACTTCTTTTTAGGAACTTTCTTTTGTCTCCTAGCCTTGACTTTTTTGGTTGTTCTACCCCTGATGCTTTGCATCCTTTCCTGATTTTCAGCTCTGTTCTCATCACTTGGTTGTTCTTTATTGTTGTTCTTATTGATGCTCTCATTCTTGTTGTTAAGATCTAGATTGTGTCCCTGTTTCCTCTGGGAGGGTTGTTCCAGGATTATTCTGCTGTCTTCCCCTGTTACTACTTCTATGTTCTCTTTTTTTGCCCATCTTCTTTGGTTTCAAGATTCACCTCCTTGTCTTGTTTTGCTTCATGCTCTTTCTTTTCCATTTATCTTTTCCTTTCCAAAACTCTACAGTTCATCATGTTATGCCCAAGCTTCCTACAATGTTTACAATACTTTGGGACACCCTCATATTCAAGTTTTTGAACAAAGTCTTTTTGAGGAGCATCATCATAAACTTGACCAACATAAACATAATCTGGTTGTTGTTTTAGTAGGTCGATTTCAATTATTACCTTATCCATGCTAGGTCTGGTCTTTCCTCTCGTTGCCAAGTCCATTTCCAGTGGAGTCCCAACAACGCTGACAACTTGTTTGACATACTGCCATGTGTGCATATGAAAATGTAGTCCCAGTAGCAGTACCCATACCAGTGCCATAGGTAGATCCTCTTCAGGCTTGAAGTCCGGAGACCACCTTTGTAACCATAATTTTTGTCCCTCAATTTCGACAACCCTCTTGTACCAGACAAAATTGAAGTTTTCTTAGTTGGTGAAATCCAAGAAAATGTTGTAGTTATCATAAACCCCAATCTTGACCAAGTCTTTAATAAAGATTAGTTCTTTGAATTTTGACCTAATTCGATCAATTTGGGGCCTAGGTTTGAGAAATCTGCCCACTATTGTGAGCCTACACTCATCTGCCATGATGCCATAGTAATCTGATGCCTTGAAGAGTACCGTCGGCATTCCATTGTGTATGGAATGTGTTGCTATGATAGATTCTCTTGTATATTGATTTGGGGCTGCTGGAAATTGTTTGGAAGTGGAAACCTTGGTTGCATAAGACAATTTTCCATCAGTAGATTCAGTGCTCTGTTTAATTGGAGGGTTGAGATTGGATTGGCCATCCAGACGTGCCGGCGGGACACCGTCCGGTGGATCCATGAGGAAGGAGCATGGGGGGACTCGCTTATGAAAGAGCCATCATAATCCTTTTCTATAGAGAGAATAATCTATTATTACTAGTTATAGCTATTTGcttagttaaatacatagtttatatatgggtttaaacatggaaatttggggttttggtagaagacctagaatttgatatttttggattttgaccataaaattgggaataaatcatacaTTTGAGTTCTTAATGTTGTGGGTAaagattatcttcgaaaattttcggaatctgggcagGTTGGCCCGAGGGTTGACTATATTTACTTTTCGatcggagttgggaattgtttaaattgattgattataggtattattgattggtttgcaccttgtttgactaattttggatcgacgagcatcggtttgagttgttggagaggctttggagccgctTATGGAacgtcggagtgaggtaagtctcatctCTAACtatgtgagggggaaactacccctaggtgatgtatttgatatgtgctacttgttgcaagGGCTACGTACACATAAGGTGACGAGAGttctgtcatgggcggctttccagccatgccccatgaccccttggacgcgccccgtggcgtcctggcaagcctcccaatgcccatctccacggtcggccccgtggtctcggtagctccaagtgacaagcgcgcatgtgcctctgtcaccccaccgatagccatcgccagcgcccagccacaggcagatgccaacagcgccgcgtgcgcagaccctgatgctaaagacaaagttgctgccaacagacttgtttctgctttgtagaagactaagtcctttttattgtaaatatagagtagttttactgcattttctttaagtgtgattttccagctttcataggtctagtcatgttactttggtttattttttttaagcattattaagggggaccaagcaatcaaactttcaagcaagcaaacaattttCCGTACTGGTGTCTCCCCTGTCTCTTCCCCCCGACACCGTGttatttttctgtaatagctttcattcaatgcaatcaagctttctttcattctcaattctcttttctgctctctctttCAATTGATCACGACATTGCTTTTCCCATAAGGCACTGAAATTCTAGTCTAGCGTAtagaggggacctcagttggcggacagcaatcGCACTGagatcggttgcttagccttacgtcgcccttccaaggaacttcaggaaggcgccgcataatagttggtatcagagcctaggctcgacattgGACGGgggattacattgcaattaccaccatttctgaccatggtgaattatggggatcgcatcgcgacccttgagggaacggttgacgcattacggcccatcacGGAAATGGTGCCTGAcctaaagaccagcctagtgcaaaggttggatgacctggaccgcagactgaTCCAGGCCaaagttgacatagaaaatatcagtcgcgactctgaaggagacagGCAAACGGCATCCACAGAGGCAGCCAAAatatttggtaaatttgaggtcctccaacAGGAGTGCGTCGAGGATTTAGTCAACAGggcacaagaggcagacagggtgactgccatgcaacaaactatagacaacttgatAGGTCGGCTCAACATtttcaatgctgctttacaaggcctgctTCGAGGAGGTGGAAACTAAATCGGGGGTATTGTGAACCTCGCCCCTGTGCCCCAAAAACTAAacattcctgagccaaagccatacagtggagctcggaatgccaagtggaaaacttcatcttcgacatcgaacaatacttcgatatCGTGGgggcctagaagaagctaagaaggtagcaactgctgccatgtatcttcagggtgatgccaaactctggtagcgggtgaaatacgaagccatcaaggctggtgaagatgccctcgagacatgggcagaactgaaggcaaccatacgcctacagttcttccccaaaaatgttgagtacaatgctaggagaaagctacgggagctccgccagaccaaatcagtgcgggaTTACGTGCAGGAATTCtctgcgctcatgctgaacatccgcgacatgggggacaaagacaaactcttcaccttcctggaagggttgaaaccttatgcccgcatagagttgcaaagacaaagggtagacacgttacctaaggcaatccaagcagcagagtgccttggggattatcaagtGGAAGCTCAGAAGGACAGGCCTCAACaacctgtccgaggaggatacaaaggaggCCGACCgaacactggtggccctagcaaaagtggaggagaccggagtgcaaccaaatctaaggCTCCCTCCTCAGGCAGTACTAgcgctgcatctaacaacaatgatcgagGGAGGAAACCCCCCTTAGGATGCCGTCATTGCGGCGGatcacattggaataatgaatgcc contains:
- the LOC138904092 gene encoding uncharacterized protein, giving the protein MQNGVKNSNMFITVVYAKCNANERKDLWSSLEGTHMVIDGPWCIGGDFNVILDPDEKHGGRPHRMYKSLDFSSCMDNCEVKDLGYVGPKFTWCNNWDPIRRIWKRHDRTFATDLWCQLLQNNTVKHLPRTGSDDRPLLLSCHNRNNNGIKYFRFLDFWTEQPTFMNLVEEVWATNICGNVL